The window AGGCACATCAAGAATACCTATCATTTCAGTGCCTTCAGTTCAGCATTCGTGGATATCCTTGCAGCTGAACAAACCCCTGACAACCCTACCTGGTTCCAGGGCACCGCCGATGCCGTTAGGCAAAGCCTTCGCCATATTGCACCATTCGACAGCGACTATGTGCTAATCCTTTCCGGCGACCAGCTCTACCAGATGGATTTTTCCGAGATGCTCGATAACCATAAAAAGAATGGTGCGGATATTTCCATCGCCACCATTCCCGTAGGCGACAGGGAAGCACCGGAATTTGGCATCATGAAGGTGACTGATGGCTTCATCACCTCTTTCGTGGAAAAACCAAAGAAAGAAGTATTGGGGGAATGGATCAGCGATACCGGTGAGGCGATGCACCAGCAGGGCAGGAAATACCTTGCCTCTATGGGTATCTATATCTTCAACCGCAAACTCCTGTTCGACCTGCTGGAGGATGAGAAAAAGGATGCCACCGATTTCGGTAAGGAGATCATCCCGGAATCCATCGACAATTACAAGGTATGCTCCTACCAGTACGAAGGATACTGGACAGATATCGGTAATATCTATTCTTTCTTCGAAGCTAACCTGAGCCTCACACAGGATATCCCTGAATTCAACCTTTTCGATAACAGCAGGGCCATTTATACCCGTGCGCGCATGCTTCCGCCAGCCAAGATCAGCGGCACCACCCTTGAAAAGACCCTGATCGCGGAAGGTTCCATCATCAATGCCTCCCGGGTGGAGAACAGCGTGGTGGGTATCCGTTCCCGAATCGGCCATGGCACAACGGTGGTGAGCAGCTACCTGATGGGCTGTGATTATTTTGAGACCATCGAGGATATGAACTCGGCCAGGGCCAAAGGATTACCCATCCTGGGCATTGGCGACCGCTGCTATATCAAGAATGCGATCGTTGACAAGAACGTAAGGATCGGCGATGATGTACGCATCAATGGCGGC is drawn from Flavihumibacter rivuli and contains these coding sequences:
- a CDS encoding glucose-1-phosphate adenylyltransferase; amino-acid sequence: MSISKEVVAVILGGGAGSRLYPLTASRSKPAVPIAGKYRLVDIPISNCMNSSINRMFVLTQFNSASLNRHIKNTYHFSAFSSAFVDILAAEQTPDNPTWFQGTADAVRQSLRHIAPFDSDYVLILSGDQLYQMDFSEMLDNHKKNGADISIATIPVGDREAPEFGIMKVTDGFITSFVEKPKKEVLGEWISDTGEAMHQQGRKYLASMGIYIFNRKLLFDLLEDEKKDATDFGKEIIPESIDNYKVCSYQYEGYWTDIGNIYSFFEANLSLTQDIPEFNLFDNSRAIYTRARMLPPAKISGTTLEKTLIAEGSIINASRVENSVVGIRSRIGHGTTVVSSYLMGCDYFETIEDMNSARAKGLPILGIGDRCYIKNAIVDKNVRIGDDVRINGGPHLENTDHALYTIKDGIVVIKKGAVIPSGFVL